The following proteins are co-located in the Pyricularia oryzae 70-15 chromosome 1, whole genome shotgun sequence genome:
- a CDS encoding MYB-1: MTLPISPISCSSSGHIKEAPSPLPRSFRVVPTIIAPLQTPPTFGQRHQTFGHLPPIVTDNIHTLSPPHYHQDFNMPSPRQSASRAPSKKGTWTEAEDKALQEAIRARGGPYEWVQISNAMGGARTPKQCRERYHQNLKPSIDHRPITEEEGRQIIELVNLNGRRWADIARTLHNRTDNSVKNWWCGRQNKLKMAEKKQMAQRKAEQDAKAAAKMASIGTGQRFRMPDVPRVDPRDIAGQMPLPGSSSYSHPQEHEFPQIHQRRYGQTLQEYQDERRYRYSGNHQFNNPSSPGEQSWAFSNNGRPVSRESLPCLTHEVESVCTDEARSPARLPSIHSLAPSPIISHESRRNSYHEGLPPLSPISKQWQDSSESYRPNVKAIKAKASAKISIASIMN, translated from the exons ATGACTCTACCCATTTCGCCAATTTCTTGCTCGTCAAGTGGGCATATAAAAGAGGCTCCCTCGCCGCTTCCAAGATCGTTCAGAGTCGTGCCTACCATCATTGCTCCATTACAAACACCTCCGACTTTCGGTCAACGCCACCAAACCTTTGGACACCTGCCTCCAATTGTTACAGACAACATTCACAC ACTATCTCCCCCACATTATCATCAGGATTTCAACATGCCTTCGCCTAGACAAAGCGCATCACGAGCCCCTTCCAAGAAGGGCACCTGGACGGAAGCCGAGGACAAGGCTCTCCAGGAGGCAATCCGTGCCCGCGGTGGACCTTATGAGTGGGTTCAGATCTCAAACGCCATGGGCGGCGCCAGGACACCAAAGCAGTGCCGTGAGAGGTACCACCAGAACCTCAAGCCGTCAATCGATCACAGGCCCATTACCGAGGAGGAGGGTCGCCAAATCATCGAGCTGGTCAACCTGAATGGCAGGCGCTGGGCCGATATCGCCAGAACACTTCACAACCGCACCGACAACTCGGTCAAGAACTGGTGGTGTGGTCGCCAGAACAAGCTGAAGATGGCCGAGAAGAAGCAGATGGCACAGAGGAAAGCTGAGCAAGATGCCAAGGCAGCAGCAAAGATGGCATCAATCGGTACTGGTCAGCGCTTCCGCATGCCCGACGTGCCTAGGGTTGACCCTCGGGACATTGCCGGTCAGATGCCTCTCCCTGGATCCTCGAGCTACAGTCACCCTCAGGAGCACGAATTCCCCCAGATCCATCAACGCCGCTATGGCCAGACGCTTCAAGAGTACCAAGATGAGCGCCGATACAGATACAGTGGCAACCACCAGTTCAACAACCCTTCGTCCCCCGGCGAGCAGAGCTGGGCTTTTTCGAACAACGGACGCCCGGTTTCTCGCGAGTCGCTTCCGTGCTTGACCCACGAGGTGGAGTCGGTCTGCACCGACGAGGCGAGGTCACCCGCCAGGCTGCCTAGCATCCACTCCTTGGCACCTTCGCCCATCATCAGCCACGAGAGCCGGAGGAACTCGTACCACGAGGGGCTCCCCCCTCTGTCACCCATCTCCAAGCAGTGGCAAGATAGTAGCGAGAGCTACCGCCCCAACGTGAAGGCCATCAAGGCCAAAGCTTCAGCCAAGATCTCGATCGCCTCCATCATGAACTAA